A single genomic interval of Streptomyces sp. BA2 harbors:
- a CDS encoding DUF2252 domain-containing protein encodes MSDPQPTAEQRGEQILSVFDTAFGELLAADPAAFRVKFRKMAGSAFAFYRGTACLFYGDLEREQHGGPYLDERTGRVWIHGDLHAENFGTYMDSQGRLIFNVNDFDEAYVGPFTWDLKRFAASVALIGYTKALSDEQITDLVRVYAAAYRERIHDLATGAKSDEVPPFTLDTAQGPLLDALRDARSLTRFGLLDSMTEIRDFERRFAPGGGSIELDAATRYKVLAAFDGYLETLPESSLTRPDSYRVKDVVGRRGIGIGSAGLPSYNILLEGNSDALENDVVIYLKQAQTPAVSRHITDGAVRGYFQHEGHRTVISQRALQAHADPWLGWTELDGAGQLVAEVSPYAVDLDWSDIDDWDEIAAVIADLGRATATMHSAADDESGHSDLVPFSTERAIDAAIAADEESFGDLLVDFAHEYGARARRDHQIFVDLFRNGRIPGL; translated from the coding sequence ATGTCGGACCCGCAGCCCACCGCTGAGCAGCGCGGCGAGCAGATCCTCTCCGTCTTCGACACCGCGTTCGGCGAGCTGCTCGCCGCGGACCCCGCCGCGTTCCGGGTCAAGTTCCGGAAGATGGCAGGCTCCGCGTTCGCGTTCTACCGCGGCACGGCCTGCCTCTTCTACGGGGACCTGGAGCGCGAGCAGCACGGCGGTCCGTACCTGGACGAGCGCACGGGCCGGGTGTGGATCCACGGCGACCTGCACGCGGAGAACTTCGGCACGTACATGGACTCCCAGGGCCGCCTGATCTTCAACGTGAACGACTTCGACGAGGCGTATGTGGGCCCCTTCACCTGGGACCTGAAGCGCTTCGCCGCCTCCGTGGCCCTGATCGGGTACACGAAGGCGCTCAGCGACGAGCAGATCACCGACCTGGTGCGGGTGTACGCGGCCGCGTACCGCGAGCGGATCCACGACCTGGCGACCGGCGCCAAGAGCGACGAGGTGCCGCCCTTCACCCTGGACACCGCCCAGGGCCCGCTCCTGGACGCGCTGCGCGACGCGCGCTCGCTGACCCGCTTCGGCCTCCTGGACTCCATGACGGAGATCCGCGACTTCGAGCGCCGCTTCGCCCCGGGCGGCGGCTCCATCGAGCTCGACGCGGCCACCCGGTACAAGGTCCTTGCCGCCTTCGACGGATATCTGGAGACGCTGCCCGAGTCCTCCCTCACCCGCCCCGACTCGTATCGGGTGAAGGACGTCGTCGGACGCCGCGGCATCGGTATCGGCTCCGCGGGCCTGCCCTCGTACAACATCCTTCTGGAGGGCAACAGCGACGCCCTGGAGAACGACGTCGTGATCTACCTCAAGCAGGCGCAGACCCCGGCCGTCTCGCGGCACATCACCGACGGCGCGGTCCGTGGCTACTTCCAGCACGAGGGCCACCGCACGGTCATCTCGCAGCGCGCGCTCCAGGCGCACGCCGACCCGTGGCTCGGCTGGACCGAGCTGGACGGCGCCGGCCAGCTGGTCGCCGAGGTCTCTCCGTACGCCGTGGACCTGGACTGGTCGGACATCGACGACTGGGACGAGATCGCCGCGGTCATCGCCGACCTGGGCCGCGCCACCGCCACGATGCACTCCGCAGCGGACGACGAGAGCGGCCACTCGGACCTGGTGCCGTTCTCCACGGAGCGGGCGATCGACGCCGCCATCGCGGCGGACGAAGAGAGCTTCGGGGACCTGCTCGTGGACTTCGCGCACGAGTACGGCGCGCGCGCCCGCAGGGACCACCAGATCTTCGTCGACCTGTTCCGTAACGGTCGGATTCCGGGTCTGTAG
- the dnaE gene encoding DNA polymerase III subunit alpha, with the protein MTKPPFTHLHVHTQYSLLDGAARLKDMFNACNEMGMTHVAMSDHGNLHGAYDFFHSAQKAGVTPIIGIEAYVAPESRRNKRKIKWGQPHQKRDDVSGSGGYTHKTIWAANSTGLHNLFRLSSDAYAEGWLQKWPRMDKETISQWSEGLIASTGCPSGELQTRLRLGQFDEAVKAAAEYQDIFGKDRYFLELMDHGIDIERRVRDDLLRVGKKLGIPPLVTNDSHYTYAHESVAHDALLCIQTGKNLSDPDRFRFDGTGYYLKSTDEMYAIDSSEAWQEGCRNTLLVAEQIDTTGMFEKRDLMPKFEIPEGFTEVTWFQEEVRVGMARRYPGGVPEDRQQQAEYEMDIIIQMGFPGYFLVVADFIMWAKNNGIAVGPGRGSAAGSIVAYAMGITDLDPITHGLIFERFLNPERVSMPDVDIDFDERRRVEVIRYVTEKYGADKVAMIGTYGKIKAKNAIKDSARVLGYPYAMGDRLTKAMPADVLGKGIDLSGITDPKHPRYSEAGEIRGMYENEPDVKKVIDTAKGVEGLVRQMGVHAAGVIMSSEPIVDHAPIWVRHTDGVTITQWDYPQCESLGLLKMDFLGLRNLTIMDDAVKMVRNDKGIDLEMLSLPLDDPKTFELLCRGDTLGVFQFDGGPMRSLLRQMQPDNFEDISAVSALYRPGPMGMNSHINYAERKNGRQEITPIHPELEEPLKETLGLTYGLIVYQEQVQKAAQIIAGYSLGEADILRRVMGKKKPEELEKNFVLFQAGARKNGYSDAAIQALWDVLVPFAGYAFNKAHSSAYGLVTYWTAYLKANYPAEYMAALLTSVKDDKDKSAIYLNECRRMGIKVLPPNVNESVHNFAAQGDDVILFGLEAVRNVGTNVVESIVRSRKAKGKFASFPDYLDKVEAAACNKRTTESLIKAGAFDTMGHTRKGLTAQYEPMIDNVVQVKRKEAEGQFDLFGGMGDESGGDEPGFGLDVEFSTDEWEKTYLLAQEREMLGLYVSDHPLFGLEHVLSDKADAGIGQLTGGDYSDGSIVTIGGIISGLQRKMTKQGNAWAIATVEDLAGSIECMFFPATYQLVSTQLVEDAVVFVKGRLDKREDVPRLVAMELQVPDLSNAGTNAPVLITIPTVKVTPPMVSRLGEILSHHRGNSEVRIKLQGAQKTTVLRLDRHRVQPDPALFGDLKVLLGPSCLAG; encoded by the coding sequence GTGACCAAGCCGCCCTTTACGCACCTCCACGTCCACACCCAGTACTCGCTGCTGGACGGTGCCGCGCGGCTCAAGGACATGTTCAACGCCTGTAATGAGATGGGCATGACGCATGTCGCCATGTCCGACCACGGCAACCTCCACGGGGCGTACGACTTCTTCCACTCGGCGCAGAAGGCGGGCGTGACGCCGATCATCGGCATCGAGGCGTACGTCGCCCCGGAGTCCCGCCGCAACAAGCGGAAGATCAAGTGGGGTCAGCCGCACCAGAAGCGGGACGACGTATCCGGTTCGGGTGGTTACACCCACAAGACGATCTGGGCGGCGAACAGCACCGGCCTGCACAATCTCTTCCGGCTGTCCTCGGACGCGTACGCCGAGGGCTGGCTGCAGAAGTGGCCGCGCATGGACAAGGAGACGATCTCCCAGTGGTCGGAGGGCCTGATCGCCTCCACCGGCTGCCCCTCCGGAGAGCTCCAGACCCGCCTGCGCCTGGGCCAGTTCGACGAGGCGGTGAAGGCTGCCGCCGAGTACCAGGACATCTTCGGCAAGGACCGGTACTTCCTGGAGCTGATGGACCACGGCATCGACATCGAGCGCCGGGTCCGTGACGACCTGCTCCGGGTCGGCAAGAAGCTCGGCATCCCGCCCCTGGTGACGAACGACTCGCATTACACGTACGCGCACGAGTCCGTCGCCCACGACGCCCTGCTCTGCATCCAGACGGGCAAGAACCTCTCGGACCCGGACCGCTTCCGCTTCGACGGCACCGGCTACTACCTGAAGTCCACGGACGAGATGTACGCCATCGACTCCTCGGAGGCCTGGCAGGAGGGGTGCCGGAACACGCTCCTGGTCGCGGAGCAGATCGACACCACCGGGATGTTCGAGAAGCGCGACCTCATGCCGAAGTTTGAGATCCCGGAGGGCTTCACCGAAGTCACCTGGTTCCAGGAAGAGGTCCGGGTCGGCATGGCCCGCCGCTACCCGGGCGGTGTCCCCGAGGACCGGCAGCAGCAGGCCGAGTACGAGATGGACATCATCATCCAGATGGGGTTCCCGGGGTACTTCCTCGTGGTCGCCGACTTCATCATGTGGGCCAAGAACAACGGCATCGCGGTGGGCCCAGGCCGTGGCTCCGCGGCAGGATCGATCGTCGCGTACGCGATGGGCATCACCGACCTCGACCCCATCACGCACGGCCTGATCTTCGAGCGGTTCCTCAACCCCGAGCGCGTGTCCATGCCCGATGTCGACATCGACTTCGACGAGCGCAGGCGCGTCGAAGTGATCCGGTACGTGACCGAGAAGTACGGCGCCGACAAGGTCGCCATGATCGGCACGTACGGAAAGATCAAGGCGAAGAACGCCATCAAGGACTCCGCGCGCGTGCTCGGATATCCGTACGCGATGGGCGACCGCCTCACCAAGGCGATGCCCGCCGACGTCCTCGGCAAGGGCATCGACCTCTCCGGGATCACGGACCCCAAGCACCCGCGCTACAGCGAGGCGGGCGAGATCCGGGGGATGTACGAGAACGAACCGGACGTGAAGAAGGTCATCGACACCGCGAAGGGTGTGGAAGGCCTGGTCCGGCAGATGGGCGTGCACGCGGCCGGCGTCATCATGTCCAGCGAGCCGATCGTGGACCACGCGCCGATCTGGGTGCGGCACACGGACGGCGTGACGATCACGCAGTGGGACTACCCCCAGTGCGAGTCGCTCGGCCTGCTCAAGATGGACTTCCTGGGCCTTCGAAACCTCACCATCATGGACGACGCCGTCAAGATGGTGCGCAACGACAAGGGCATCGACCTGGAGATGCTCTCGCTCCCGCTGGACGACCCGAAGACCTTCGAACTGCTCTGCCGCGGTGACACGCTCGGTGTCTTCCAGTTCGACGGCGGCCCGATGCGTTCGCTGCTCCGCCAGATGCAGCCCGACAACTTCGAGGACATTTCCGCCGTCTCGGCCCTCTACCGGCCGGGCCCGATGGGCATGAACTCGCACATCAACTACGCGGAGCGCAAGAACGGCCGCCAGGAGATCACGCCGATCCACCCGGAGCTCGAAGAGCCCCTGAAGGAGACGCTCGGCCTGACCTACGGCCTCATCGTGTACCAGGAGCAGGTGCAGAAGGCCGCGCAGATCATCGCCGGGTACTCCCTCGGTGAAGCCGACATCCTGCGCCGCGTGATGGGCAAGAAGAAGCCCGAGGAGCTGGAGAAGAACTTCGTCCTCTTCCAGGCGGGCGCCCGGAAGAACGGCTACTCGGACGCGGCGATCCAGGCCCTGTGGGACGTCCTGGTCCCCTTCGCCGGATACGCCTTCAACAAGGCGCACTCCTCCGCGTACGGCCTCGTCACGTACTGGACCGCCTACCTCAAGGCGAACTACCCCGCCGAGTACATGGCCGCGCTGCTCACCTCGGTGAAGGACGACAAGGACAAGTCGGCCATCTACCTCAACGAGTGCCGGCGCATGGGCATCAAGGTCCTTCCGCCCAACGTGAACGAGTCCGTGCACAACTTCGCCGCGCAGGGCGACGACGTGATCCTCTTCGGCCTTGAGGCGGTCCGGAACGTCGGTACGAACGTGGTCGAGTCGATCGTCCGGTCGCGCAAGGCCAAGGGGAAGTTCGCCTCCTTCCCCGACTACCTCGACAAGGTCGAGGCCGCCGCCTGCAACAAGCGCACCACGGAGTCGCTGATCAAGGCGGGCGCCTTCGACACCATGGGGCACACCCGCAAGGGCCTCACCGCGCAGTACGAACCCATGATCGACAACGTGGTGCAGGTCAAGCGCAAGGAAGCGGAAGGGCAGTTCGACCTCTTCGGGGGGATGGGCGACGAGTCCGGCGGGGACGAGCCGGGCTTCGGGCTCGACGTGGAGTTCTCCACCGACGAGTGGGAGAAGACGTATCTCCTCGCCCAGGAGCGGGAGATGCTCGGTCTGTACGTCTCCGACCACCCTCTGTTCGGCCTGGAGCACGTGCTGTCCGACAAGGCCGACGCGGGCATCGGACAGCTCACCGGCGGTGACTACTCGGACGGCTCGATCGTCACCATCGGCGGCATCATCTCCGGCCTCCAGCGCAAGATGACCAAGCAGGGCAACGCCTGGGCGATCGCGACCGTCGAGGACCTCGCGGGTTCCATCGAGTGCATGTTCTTCCCGGCGACGTATCAGCTCGTCTCGACCCAACTCGTCGAGGACGCCGTGGTGTTCGTCAAGGGCCGCCTCGACAAGCGCGAGGACGTGCCGCGCCTGGTCGCGATGGAGCTCCAGGTCCCCGACCTGTCGAACGCGGGGACCAACGCGCCCGTCCTGATCACCATCCCGACGGTGAAGGTGACCCCGCCGATGGTCAGCCGCCTCGGCGAGATCCTCAGCCACCACCGCGGCAACAGCGAGGTGCGGATCAAGCTCCAGGGCGCGCAGAAGACGACGGTGCTGCGGCTCGACCGCCATCGGGTACAGCCGGATCCCGCCCTTTTCGGTGACCTGAAGGTGCTGCTCGGCCCGTCCTGCCTCGCCGGGTAG
- a CDS encoding NYN domain-containing protein yields the protein MDRCIVLVDAGYLLGAAASLLAGEPSRSRITVDHTALIQGIRERAESDTERPLLRIYWFDGAPDRVPQPEHRRLRVMPRVTVRLGALTRSDGRWAQKGVDAAMHAELTELARNRACSDIVLVTGDGDLLPGMMAAKEHGVAVHLWAVQAADGDYNQSEDLVAEADERRVLDRAWITKAVRPKELTGVCAPPPVPRPEIAAILSAPLPESALAASAQRAADEAAGVQHAQHGQHAEAGAGAGAGAGANGDSGGAHHIPPGKGVPTPKDLAALRGPGTTQAAQHPTNATLRWSSDKGWVERPGGAAESPEAAALPTLAQLTTAEQRWADREEDITTVGGDPFEVGQVFARRWMARLPEQHNLQKLSTMYPRIPHRVDGELLRYAARFGLLAHKDDQIDEHDRYAIRAGFWREIDVHTAVEHAPVGDRSGE from the coding sequence GTGGACCGCTGCATCGTCCTGGTGGACGCCGGGTATCTGCTGGGTGCCGCCGCGAGTCTCCTCGCGGGCGAGCCGTCCCGGTCCCGGATCACCGTCGATCACACCGCCCTGATCCAGGGCATCCGTGAGCGCGCCGAATCCGACACCGAGCGCCCCCTCCTGCGGATCTACTGGTTCGACGGAGCCCCCGACCGCGTACCGCAGCCCGAGCACCGCAGGCTGCGCGTCATGCCGCGCGTGACGGTCCGGCTCGGCGCGCTGACCCGCAGCGACGGCCGGTGGGCCCAGAAGGGCGTCGACGCCGCCATGCACGCCGAGCTGACGGAGCTGGCCCGCAACCGCGCCTGCTCGGACATCGTGCTCGTCACCGGCGACGGCGACCTGCTGCCCGGCATGATGGCCGCCAAGGAGCACGGCGTCGCCGTCCACCTGTGGGCGGTCCAGGCCGCCGACGGGGACTACAACCAGTCCGAGGACCTCGTGGCCGAAGCCGACGAGCGCCGCGTCCTGGACCGGGCCTGGATCACCAAGGCCGTACGCCCGAAGGAGCTCACCGGCGTCTGCGCGCCCCCTCCCGTCCCGCGCCCCGAGATCGCCGCGATCCTCTCCGCGCCGCTGCCGGAGTCCGCGCTCGCGGCAAGCGCCCAGCGGGCCGCCGACGAGGCCGCCGGGGTCCAGCACGCACAGCACGGCCAGCACGCCGAAGCAGGGGCAGGGGCAGGAGCCGGAGCCGGGGCCAACGGCGACAGCGGCGGCGCCCACCACATCCCGCCGGGCAAGGGCGTGCCCACCCCCAAGGACCTGGCCGCCCTGCGCGGTCCCGGCACCACCCAGGCCGCGCAGCATCCCACCAACGCCACCCTGCGCTGGTCCTCCGACAAGGGCTGGGTCGAGCGCCCCGGCGGCGCCGCGGAGAGCCCGGAGGCCGCCGCCCTGCCGACGCTCGCCCAGCTGACGACGGCCGAGCAGCGCTGGGCCGACCGCGAGGAGGACATCACCACGGTCGGCGGTGACCCCTTCGAGGTCGGGCAGGTATTCGCGCGCCGCTGGATGGCCCGCCTGCCGGAACAGCACAACCTGCAGAAGCTCTCGACGATGTACCCGCGCATCCCGCACCGCGTCGACGGCGAGCTCCTGCGGTACGCGGCCCGCTTCGGCCTGCTCGCCCACAAGGACGACCAGATCGACGAACACGACCGGTACGCGATCCGGGCGGGCTTCTGGCGCGAGATCGACGTCCACACCGCGGTGGAGCACGCGCCGGTGGGCGACCGCTCCGGCGAGTGA